The genomic segment TAAAACTTTATCTACAGGTCCTACTACTGAGTAACTACCTCGGAAAATTCCAGAAGAACAACCACAAGATCCAAAAGCAATAACCAAACAAGGTTTTGGAGTTTGACGATAAACTTCGATCAATCTTGGTTTAGCGTGAGCATTAACTGAACCGCAGACAAGTAAAGCATCTGCATGACGAGGACTCCCAACCAATTTTATCCCGAATCTTTCCACATCATATCTTGGAGTAAGAAGCTCCAAGACTTCTATATCACAATTATTACAGGCCGCAGTAGACAGATGAAAAACCCATATAGATTTCTTGAATGATTTCTTCAAAATGTTCATCTATACTCCCAAATAAGCAAGGATCCCCGCAAGAATGCTTGCCCCTGTCAACCAT from the candidate division WOR-3 bacterium genome contains:
- the nuoB gene encoding NADH-quinone oxidoreductase subunit NuoB is translated as MNILKKSFKKSIWVFHLSTAACNNCDIEVLELLTPRYDVERFGIKLVGSPRHADALLVCGSVNAHAKPRLIEVYRQTPKPCLVIAFGSCGCSSGIFRGSYSVVGPVDKVLKEVDPEVKIVYVPGCPPKPEAMIEGIIMGLGAI